Proteins from one Candidatus Methylomirabilis sp. genomic window:
- a CDS encoding branched-chain amino acid ABC transporter permease: LAFLLFQACLLVIYYADIGRTAQVTLGAVVLGLLMPFLGTVNGYYLEVATQVGIFVALALGLNIVVGLAGLLDLGYVAFYAVGAYLWAIFGSRQAAEIFTSAASAFPLSPAWFFVFMILGVLVAAMTGILLGLPVLRLRGDYLAIVTLGFGEVVRVLANNLDKPINITNGPKGITPIQRPPLFFQPVLQTLGLEASPYVLYPLYFYFLVLLVVVTVTLVTQRLDDSHIGRAWTAIREDELAAVSMGIPLVRMKLLAFACGASFAGVMGVLFASKQFFINPESFTFLESIGVLAMIILGGMGSIPGAILGATIVTVLNLQVLKGISLWLNELRSAGTEIWIPLVGSFPLASLPTQLEPAKYERMVFGVILVLMMIYRPQGILPSRRRRRELSPGGNEVSGA; encoded by the coding sequence CCTGGCCTTCCTCCTGTTCCAGGCCTGTCTCCTGGTCATCTACTACGCCGACATCGGCCGGACCGCCCAGGTCACCCTGGGGGCGGTCGTCCTGGGCCTTCTCATGCCCTTCCTGGGGACGGTGAACGGCTACTATCTGGAGGTGGCCACCCAGGTGGGGATCTTCGTGGCGCTGGCGCTGGGCCTGAACATCGTGGTGGGTCTGGCGGGGCTGCTGGACCTGGGCTACGTGGCCTTCTACGCCGTGGGCGCTTACCTGTGGGCCATCTTCGGCTCCCGGCAGGCGGCGGAGATCTTCACCAGCGCCGCCTCGGCCTTCCCGTTGTCGCCGGCCTGGTTCTTCGTCTTCATGATCCTGGGGGTTCTGGTGGCGGCGATGACCGGCATCCTCCTGGGGCTCCCGGTCCTTCGCCTCCGCGGGGACTACCTGGCCATCGTGACCCTCGGGTTCGGGGAGGTCGTCCGGGTCCTGGCGAACAACCTGGACAAGCCGATCAACATCACCAACGGCCCCAAGGGGATCACCCCCATCCAGCGCCCGCCCTTGTTCTTCCAGCCGGTCCTGCAAACGCTGGGGCTCGAGGCCAGCCCCTACGTCCTGTACCCTCTTTACTTCTATTTCCTGGTCCTGCTGGTGGTGGTGACGGTCACGCTGGTGACCCAGCGACTGGACGACTCCCACATCGGCCGGGCGTGGACGGCGATCCGGGAGGACGAGCTGGCAGCGGTCAGCATGGGGATCCCCCTGGTCCGGATGAAGCTTCTGGCCTTCGCCTGCGGGGCATCCTTCGCAGGGGTCATGGGGGTCCTCTTCGCCTCCAAACAGTTCTTCATCAATCCCGAGTCCTTCACCTTCCTGGAATCCATCGGCGTCCTGGCCATGATTATCCTGGGGGGGATGGGGAGCATCCCGGGGGCCATCCTGGGGGCCACGATCGTGACGGTCCTGAACCTGCAGGTGCTCAAGGGGATCTCCCTCTGGCTGAACGAGCTCCGAAGCGCCGGGACCGAGATCTGGATCCCCCTGGTCGGCTCCTTTCCCCTGGCCAGCCTCCCGACCCAGCTGGAGCCCGCCAAGTACGAGCGAATGGTCTTCGGGGTGATCCTGGTCCTCATGATGATCTACCGCCCCCAGGGGATCCTCCCGTCGCGGCGCCGCCGCCGCGAGCTAAGCCCCGGCGGCAACGAGGTAAGCGGTGCTTGA
- a CDS encoding ABC transporter ATP-binding protein: MLEARKVTKRFGGLVAISDVDFALEPGTIASIIGPNGAGKTTFFNVLTGIYTPEGGSIAFEGRSLLGLRPDQITALGVCRTFQNIRLFAEMSVIENVLVGMHSRIPLGLADVLVRNGRFHRQEDRAWRRAQEILSTVGLAGKEEELAKNLPYGDQRRLEIARALASGPKLLLLDEPTAGMSHGEAVVLMGLLRRFINEFHLTILLIEHNMRVVMEVSDRVTVLDYGVKIAEGLPREVQNDPRVIEAYLGRRRWGTGAEKGAQARA, translated from the coding sequence GTGCTTGAGGCCCGGAAGGTCACCAAGCGCTTCGGGGGCCTGGTGGCGATCAGCGATGTGGACTTCGCCCTGGAGCCCGGGACGATCGCCAGCATCATCGGGCCCAACGGCGCGGGGAAGACCACGTTCTTTAACGTCCTGACCGGGATCTACACGCCGGAAGGGGGAAGCATCGCCTTCGAGGGGCGGTCGCTCCTGGGCCTCCGGCCGGACCAGATCACCGCCCTGGGGGTCTGCCGGACCTTCCAGAACATCCGTCTCTTCGCCGAGATGTCGGTCATCGAGAACGTGCTGGTGGGGATGCACAGCCGCATCCCCCTGGGTCTGGCCGACGTGCTGGTCCGCAACGGGCGCTTCCACCGGCAGGAGGATCGGGCCTGGCGGCGGGCCCAGGAGATCCTTTCGACCGTGGGGCTGGCCGGGAAGGAGGAGGAGCTGGCGAAGAACCTCCCCTACGGGGACCAGCGCCGGCTGGAGATCGCCCGGGCGCTCGCCTCCGGCCCCAAGCTCTTGCTCCTGGACGAGCCCACGGCGGGGATGAGCCACGGGGAGGCGGTGGTCCTCATGGGGCTCCTGCGTCGGTTCATCAACGAGTTCCACCTTACGATCCTCCTCATCGAGCACAACATGCGCGTGGTCATGGAGGTCTCGGACCGAGTGACGGTGCTGGACTACGGGGTGAAGATCGCCGAAGGGCTGCCGCGAGAGGTTCAGAACGACCCTCGGGTCATCGAGGCCTACCTGGGGCGGCGGCGCTGGGGCACGGGGGCGGAGAAGGGGGCGCAGGCCCGTGCTTGA
- a CDS encoding ABC transporter ATP-binding protein, producing MLEVDNLHVYYGKIHALKGISLEVKEGEIVAVLGNNGAGKTTTLKTVSGLLRPREGAIRLTGEVLNALPPHEIVERGIAHVPEGRRIFKRLTVLENLEMGAYARRDGGVAADLERVYALFPRLKERREQVAGTLSGGEQQMLAIARALMARPKLLLLDEPSMGLAPILLEQIFDTILDINRQGTTILLVEQNAYMALSIAGRGYVMETGGIVLEDTAQGLLSNEDIRRAYLGEQA from the coding sequence GTGCTTGAGGTGGACAACCTCCACGTCTACTACGGGAAGATTCACGCCCTGAAGGGGATCTCCCTGGAGGTCAAGGAGGGAGAGATCGTTGCCGTGCTGGGCAACAACGGCGCCGGGAAGACCACCACCCTGAAGACGGTTTCTGGCCTCCTCCGTCCCCGGGAGGGGGCCATCCGCCTGACGGGGGAGGTGCTCAACGCGCTCCCGCCTCACGAGATCGTCGAGCGGGGCATCGCCCATGTCCCCGAAGGTCGGCGGATCTTCAAGCGGCTGACCGTGCTGGAGAACCTGGAGATGGGCGCTTACGCCCGCCGGGACGGCGGGGTGGCCGCCGACCTGGAGCGGGTCTACGCGTTGTTCCCCCGGCTGAAGGAGCGGCGGGAGCAGGTGGCCGGGACCCTCTCCGGCGGGGAGCAGCAGATGCTGGCCATCGCCCGGGCCTTGATGGCGCGGCCGAAGCTCCTCCTCCTGGACGAACCCTCCATGGGGCTGGCCCCCATCCTCCTGGAGCAGATTTTTGACACCATTCTGGACATCAATCGCCAGGGGACGACGATCCTGCTCGTGGAGCAGAACGCCTATATGGCCCTGTCGATCGCCGGGCGGGGGTACGTGATGGAGACCGGCGGGATCGTCCTCGAGGACACGGCCCAAGGGCTCCTCAGCAACGAAGACATCCGTCGGGCCTACCTGGGTGAGCAGGCGTAG